One Nonomuraea angiospora DNA segment encodes these proteins:
- a CDS encoding DUF6414 family protein, translated as MLKRFLYLDEPKLADYVSALEGGLRSSRELKSTRGGKKDAGIDVKAAKGGIERSEQNEETLSLTDTPHARFERLLELATAAPEASGWIEVLDTSHGLQDAGFGAMISVECDAYIPEIIKALAPQGGLADTLDQIETFLPYAATFNLDVSGLPSREEIEAIKGASQLFGGKLVVVGELDDADWQIAGQLDATNIRDPEIEGRVIIVGKITKKWSAGQWKPLLALPGTSLLPRNQRRVLERKPPEEGHEDQYLEGPAVMIEVLAIYR; from the coding sequence ATGCTCAAGCGTTTCCTTTACCTGGACGAGCCCAAGCTCGCCGACTATGTAAGCGCCCTCGAAGGAGGGTTGCGTAGCTCTCGCGAGCTGAAAAGCACGCGTGGAGGAAAGAAGGATGCCGGCATTGACGTCAAGGCAGCGAAGGGTGGCATTGAACGGTCGGAACAAAATGAGGAAACACTCTCACTCACAGATACGCCACATGCACGTTTCGAACGCCTACTAGAACTCGCAACCGCTGCTCCCGAGGCAAGCGGGTGGATCGAAGTACTGGATACAAGCCACGGCCTTCAGGACGCTGGGTTCGGAGCGATGATAAGCGTTGAGTGCGACGCCTACATTCCAGAGATCATTAAGGCTTTGGCTCCGCAAGGCGGCCTTGCGGATACCCTAGATCAAATAGAGACCTTCCTGCCGTACGCCGCAACGTTCAATCTCGATGTCTCCGGACTTCCTTCAAGGGAAGAAATAGAAGCCATCAAGGGGGCATCTCAGCTATTCGGTGGAAAACTCGTCGTTGTTGGTGAGCTTGACGATGCAGATTGGCAGATCGCCGGACAACTAGACGCTACCAACATTCGTGATCCTGAGATTGAAGGGCGAGTTATTATCGTTGGGAAGATAACAAAGAAGTGGAGCGCCGGGCAGTGGAAGCCTCTTCTTGCTCTGCCGGGGACATCTCTTCTCCCACGCAACCAGCGTCGCGTTCTAGAGCGCAAGCCTCCAGAGGAGGGCCACGAGGACCAGTACCTGGAAGGTCCAGCAGTCATGATCGAGGTCCTCGCTATCTACCGATAG
- a CDS encoding ATP-binding protein has product MSPTLNSPKEIHRWCRNFPGTRPQIREARQFVTDYLGDRPETDIAQLVVSELATNAIRHTRSGLPGGRFGVTLHAGSTLLILAVLDEGGPTAPHLRQAENDDLSGRGLHLVETLTTRWGVQGDEVGRTVWALIPLAPAGQAA; this is encoded by the coding sequence ATGTCCCCAACGCTGAACAGCCCCAAAGAGATCCACCGGTGGTGTCGCAACTTTCCCGGCACCAGACCCCAGATCCGCGAGGCACGCCAGTTCGTCACCGACTACCTGGGCGACCGCCCCGAGACCGACATCGCCCAACTGGTCGTGTCCGAGCTGGCCACCAACGCCATCCGCCACACCCGAAGTGGACTTCCCGGTGGCCGATTCGGCGTCACCCTCCACGCGGGCAGCACTCTCCTGATCCTCGCCGTCCTCGACGAAGGCGGCCCCACCGCCCCACATCTGCGCCAAGCCGAAAACGACGACCTGAGCGGACGCGGCCTCCACCTAGTGGAGACCCTGACCACGCGTTGGGGTGTCCAAGGAGACGAAGTCGGCCGCACAGTCTGGGCCCTAATCCCGCTCGCCCCCGCCGGCCAAGCCGCATGA
- a CDS encoding putative quinol monooxygenase, translating into MVRFTCKDEDSAAAFDTLVGETIEAIRQHEPGTIVYASHQVDGQPLQRIFYELYRDRDAFDAHEQTEHTRRFLAARDELLASVEVDWLRLQSGKGTTS; encoded by the coding sequence ATGGTTCGATTCACCTGCAAGGACGAGGACAGCGCTGCGGCGTTCGACACCCTCGTCGGTGAGACAATCGAGGCGATCCGCCAGCACGAGCCGGGAACAATCGTGTACGCCTCACACCAGGTGGACGGCCAGCCGCTCCAGCGGATCTTCTACGAGCTGTACCGGGACCGAGACGCCTTCGACGCCCACGAGCAGACCGAGCACACCAGGCGCTTCCTGGCGGCTCGCGATGAGCTGCTGGCCTCGGTCGAGGTCGACTGGCTGAGACTGCAGAGCGGAAAGGGCACGACGTCGTGA
- a CDS encoding helix-turn-helix domain-containing protein → MEYQRALGRRIAQERKRRGLSQAELARLVDRSVAWISQVERGVRKVDRMSVLEKVAETLDVPLSELAAEAPVVAATNEEMPGTAGLRLVLSGAHSLQAMLHATPVPATDQLKPRVDHAWELAHESRYVELTELLRGLVPTLESAVRSAPADRQAELFELLAVTYQACSASLAKLGEPEAAWIAADRAIGAAERAGNPLMMAAGAFRLGFVFLGARHFDQVEETARTAAEALWFLTDQGNLEAMSLWGGLTLQRAVAASRLNQADVAYGHLSRAREMAARVGEGRNDYNTEFGPANVALHEVAVAVEVGDAGHALRVGAAVDASTLSLERRARLAVDLARAHAQRRQVDEAMAQLLEAESITPEQVRNHRVVRQLVSDLLSMQDPTSSELRELADRVGA, encoded by the coding sequence ATGGAGTATCAGCGGGCGCTCGGACGGCGTATCGCCCAGGAACGCAAGCGGCGTGGCCTGTCGCAGGCCGAGCTGGCCCGGTTGGTGGATCGATCGGTGGCGTGGATCTCGCAGGTAGAGCGGGGCGTGCGCAAGGTCGATCGCATGTCCGTGCTGGAGAAGGTCGCCGAGACGCTGGATGTGCCGCTGTCGGAGCTGGCCGCCGAGGCGCCTGTGGTCGCGGCTACCAATGAGGAGATGCCGGGGACGGCCGGGTTGCGGCTGGTGTTGTCCGGCGCCCATTCGCTGCAGGCCATGTTGCACGCCACGCCGGTGCCTGCCACAGATCAGCTCAAGCCGCGGGTGGATCACGCATGGGAGCTGGCGCATGAGAGCCGCTACGTCGAGCTGACGGAGCTGTTGCGCGGGCTCGTGCCGACCCTGGAGAGCGCGGTGCGGTCCGCACCCGCAGACCGGCAGGCCGAGCTGTTCGAGCTGCTGGCGGTGACGTATCAGGCGTGTTCGGCGTCACTGGCCAAGCTGGGTGAACCGGAGGCGGCGTGGATCGCGGCGGATCGCGCCATCGGCGCGGCTGAGCGAGCGGGCAATCCGTTGATGATGGCGGCCGGGGCGTTCCGGCTGGGCTTCGTGTTCCTAGGAGCGCGTCACTTCGACCAGGTGGAGGAGACGGCGCGCACGGCCGCTGAGGCGCTGTGGTTCCTGACCGATCAAGGCAATCTGGAGGCGATGTCGCTGTGGGGTGGGCTCACCTTGCAGCGGGCAGTGGCGGCTTCGCGGCTGAATCAGGCCGACGTGGCGTACGGGCACCTGTCGCGGGCCCGTGAGATGGCGGCGCGGGTTGGCGAGGGGCGCAACGACTACAACACCGAGTTCGGGCCGGCCAACGTAGCGCTGCATGAGGTGGCCGTGGCGGTGGAGGTGGGCGACGCCGGGCATGCGCTGCGTGTCGGTGCCGCGGTGGATGCCTCGACGCTGTCGTTGGAGCGGCGGGCGCGGCTGGCGGTGGATCTCGCGCGGGCGCATGCGCAGCGTCGTCAGGTGGATGAGGCGATGGCTCAGTTGTTGGAGGCCGAGAGCATCACGCCTGAGCAGGTCCGTAACCATCGGGTCGTGCGGCAGCTCGTGTCCGACCTACTGTCGATGCAGGATCCGACGTCGTCTGAGCTGCGGGAACTGGCCGATCGAGTGGGGGCGTAG
- a CDS encoding SCO3933 family regulatory protein: protein MRTVPIPVDVSKLSITCVKAPRPRVLNKDTGEIKTDKNGNTVYEVTVSVEDEFGRIELVKIGITGEPPIKAGDAVNAVGLLGYVWEIAGRWGISYRATALLPQQEATGV from the coding sequence ATGCGTACCGTCCCCATCCCCGTGGACGTCAGCAAGCTCAGCATCACCTGCGTGAAGGCCCCGCGCCCTCGCGTGCTCAACAAGGACACCGGCGAGATCAAGACCGACAAGAACGGCAACACCGTCTACGAGGTCACCGTCTCCGTGGAAGACGAGTTCGGCCGGATCGAACTCGTCAAGATCGGCATCACGGGTGAGCCGCCCATCAAGGCCGGCGACGCCGTCAACGCGGTCGGGCTGCTCGGCTACGTCTGGGAGATCGCCGGACGCTGGGGCATCTCCTACCGGGCCACCGCCCTGCTCCCGCAGCAGGAGGCCACCGGTGTCTGA
- a CDS encoding FtsK/SpoIIIE domain-containing protein, with translation MSDQLYTVLGVLVALAAGLWAWHRWHYRSFWLFIGFPITAISIRASWRKVALGCNLTKKRQRFWFTTVPGLVASTGVVRVGRKWQRIAVDTKPFMWLPLPTRYGWRVTLHTLEGQIPADYADVAERLAHSWGVHAVRVSSDKPGRVRVAATVRDPLVKVDELPPSAELLKVTVGRLETGTPWVIDFRTVPHWLNAGATQSGKSNLANALIVGLAPQPVALVGFDLKGGVEFTPYAPRLSALATTRAECGGLLDDLVALMTDRMGVCRMASARNIWQLPPGMRPVPVVVLVDELAELYLMADKSEKDEIAKTSTALLRVAQLGRAFGIYLFCCGQRIGSDLGPGVTALRAQCSGRICHRVNDPETATMTLGDLDPAALDSARAIAAETPGVAIVASQDGQWYRARSFYVSEQAAEHAARIYANQAPTWADVMTAQPMETPDQQTA, from the coding sequence GTGTCTGACCAGCTCTACACGGTGCTCGGAGTCCTGGTCGCCCTCGCGGCCGGGCTCTGGGCCTGGCACCGCTGGCACTACCGCTCCTTCTGGCTCTTCATCGGCTTCCCGATCACGGCCATCAGCATCCGGGCGTCCTGGCGCAAGGTCGCCCTCGGCTGCAACCTGACCAAGAAGCGGCAGCGCTTCTGGTTCACCACCGTCCCCGGCCTGGTCGCCTCGACCGGCGTCGTCCGCGTCGGGCGCAAGTGGCAGCGCATCGCCGTGGACACCAAGCCGTTCATGTGGCTACCGCTCCCGACCCGCTACGGCTGGCGCGTCACCCTGCACACCCTGGAAGGACAGATCCCGGCCGACTACGCCGACGTCGCCGAACGACTGGCGCACTCCTGGGGCGTGCATGCCGTGCGCGTCTCCTCCGACAAGCCCGGCCGGGTCCGTGTGGCCGCCACCGTCCGTGACCCGCTGGTCAAGGTGGACGAACTCCCGCCGTCCGCCGAACTGCTCAAGGTCACCGTGGGACGGCTGGAGACCGGTACGCCGTGGGTCATCGACTTCCGCACCGTGCCGCACTGGCTGAACGCAGGAGCGACGCAATCCGGCAAGTCCAACCTTGCCAACGCGCTCATCGTGGGCCTGGCCCCGCAACCGGTCGCCCTGGTCGGCTTCGACCTCAAGGGCGGCGTGGAGTTCACTCCGTACGCGCCGCGGCTGTCCGCGCTGGCCACCACGCGAGCGGAGTGCGGTGGGCTGCTGGATGACCTGGTGGCGCTCATGACGGACCGGATGGGCGTGTGCCGGATGGCCTCGGCCCGCAACATCTGGCAGCTCCCGCCCGGCATGCGGCCGGTGCCCGTCGTGGTCCTGGTCGACGAGCTGGCCGAGCTGTACCTGATGGCTGATAAGTCGGAGAAGGACGAGATCGCCAAGACCTCGACCGCACTGCTCCGGGTCGCCCAGCTCGGTCGAGCGTTCGGCATCTACCTGTTCTGCTGCGGCCAGCGCATCGGCTCAGACCTCGGCCCCGGCGTCACTGCGCTCCGGGCCCAGTGCTCCGGACGGATCTGCCACCGGGTCAACGACCCCGAGACCGCCACCATGACCCTCGGCGACCTCGACCCCGCCGCCCTCGACTCAGCACGGGCCATCGCCGCCGAGACGCCAGGCGTCGCCATCGTCGCCTCACAAGACGGCCAGTGGTACCGCGCCCGGTCCTTCTACGTCAGCGAACAAGCGGCCGAACACGCCGCCCGCATCTACGCCAACCAGGCACCGACCTGGGCCGACGTGATGACCGCTCAACCCATGGAGACGCCCGACCAGCAGACGGCCTGA
- a CDS encoding DUF2637 domain-containing protein, whose translation MRHITAWLLNTGPVLVLALIAGAGSFTHIRDTASQHGQTGWMAWAVAVCIDLTCVMAARERQRDKKTGRTQRGLISWPVLVLTGGIVLSLAANLAQATPTVWGWITAATPAGAFLVAVSMLERRATTRTDTPKDVPQTSSPTAQTSQAVSGESRHVPHADRPALTPAHEVDHQHDAPAPDPALVAYARRVAYEHHSKRGSPITSDLIRARLGVSDQLAADLLHILQPAHSQ comes from the coding sequence ATGCGCCACATCACCGCCTGGCTGCTCAACACCGGTCCCGTCCTCGTCCTGGCCCTCATCGCAGGAGCAGGCTCATTCACCCACATCCGCGACACCGCCAGCCAGCACGGCCAGACCGGCTGGATGGCCTGGGCCGTGGCCGTCTGCATCGACCTGACCTGCGTCATGGCCGCCCGCGAACGCCAACGCGACAAGAAGACCGGCCGAACCCAACGCGGACTGATCTCCTGGCCCGTCCTCGTCCTGACCGGAGGCATTGTCCTGTCCCTGGCCGCCAACCTCGCCCAAGCCACACCGACCGTCTGGGGCTGGATCACCGCCGCCACCCCGGCCGGCGCCTTCCTCGTCGCGGTCTCCATGCTCGAACGCCGCGCCACTACCCGTACCGACACACCGAAGGACGTCCCGCAGACGTCCTCACCAACCGCGCAGACGTCCCAAGCCGTCTCCGGGGAGTCCCGGCACGTCCCGCACGCTGACCGTCCTGCCCTGACTCCGGCCCACGAAGTCGATCACCAGCACGACGCTCCCGCGCCCGATCCGGCCCTCGTGGCCTACGCCCGCCGCGTCGCCTACGAGCACCACTCCAAGCGCGGCAGCCCGATCACCTCAGACCTCATCCGCGCCCGACTGGGCGTGTCCGACCAACTCGCTGCTGACCTCCTTCACATCCTGCAGCCCGCCCATAGCCAGTGA
- a CDS encoding replication initiator codes for MIHRLNQPDYDRWASQIKRTGGCRQPIHLHGKVEHYDQATGQLLHRYSTTTEPNGVLRVPCKTRRASRCPACAEVYRADTYQLVRAGLVGGKGVPDTVSAHPCLFVTLTAPSFGAVHVRREKNGKVLPCHARRDAQTCPHGQVMSCTDRHGTGDPRLGEPLCPECYDYDGSVLFNAISPELWRRFTLALRRRFAKLNGLTVKALREHVSIAFAKVAEYQRRGVVHFHAVIRLDGPDGPNSPPPTWATADALAQAAQHAATVVTAEIKPQHRTFQWGTQLDVRRITMDGDLTEQAVAAYIAKYATKAAECVGTLDRRIQPLDNLDALPIRDHARRLIAACMRLGEHPGLADLRLTHWAHMLGFRGHFSTKSRRYSTTLGALRAAREEHMRTEQVTTGRLPLFDEDTVLVIAHWTYAGQGFSAGDQLLAAALTGTPLTDPVRPEAAHE; via the coding sequence ATGATCCACCGGCTCAACCAACCCGACTACGACCGCTGGGCCAGCCAGATCAAGCGCACCGGCGGCTGCCGTCAGCCCATCCACCTGCACGGCAAAGTCGAACACTACGACCAGGCCACCGGCCAACTCCTACACCGCTACAGCACCACCACCGAACCCAACGGCGTCCTACGCGTCCCGTGCAAGACCCGCCGCGCCTCCCGCTGTCCGGCCTGTGCCGAGGTCTATCGCGCCGACACCTACCAGCTCGTCCGTGCCGGCCTCGTGGGCGGCAAGGGCGTGCCCGACACGGTCAGCGCACACCCATGTTTGTTCGTCACGCTCACCGCACCCTCCTTCGGAGCTGTCCACGTGCGGCGGGAGAAGAACGGCAAGGTCTTGCCCTGCCACGCCCGCCGTGACGCCCAGACTTGCCCGCACGGACAGGTCATGTCCTGCACCGACCGGCACGGCACCGGCGATCCACGCCTCGGAGAGCCACTGTGTCCGGAGTGCTACGACTACGACGGCTCGGTCCTGTTCAACGCCATCAGCCCAGAACTGTGGCGGCGCTTCACGCTCGCCCTCCGTCGCCGCTTCGCCAAGCTAAACGGCCTGACCGTCAAGGCCCTACGCGAACACGTCAGCATCGCCTTCGCCAAGGTCGCCGAATACCAGCGCCGCGGCGTCGTCCACTTCCACGCCGTCATCCGGCTCGACGGACCCGACGGCCCCAACTCACCACCACCCACCTGGGCAACAGCCGACGCCCTGGCCCAAGCCGCCCAACACGCTGCCACAGTCGTGACAGCAGAGATCAAGCCACAGCACCGCACCTTCCAGTGGGGCACACAGCTCGACGTCCGCCGCATCACCATGGACGGCGACCTCACCGAACAAGCCGTCGCCGCCTACATCGCCAAGTACGCCACCAAAGCCGCCGAATGCGTCGGCACCCTGGACCGCCGCATCCAACCCCTCGACAACCTCGACGCCCTACCCATCCGTGACCACGCCCGACGCCTGATCGCCGCCTGCATGCGCCTGGGCGAACATCCCGGCCTGGCCGACCTGAGACTCACCCACTGGGCACACATGCTCGGCTTCCGCGGCCACTTCTCCACCAAGAGCCGCCGCTACTCCACCACGCTCGGTGCACTCCGCGCAGCACGAGAAGAGCACATGCGCACCGAGCAGGTCACCACCGGACGGCTCCCGCTCTTCGACGAGGACACCGTCCTGGTCATCGCCCACTGGACCTACGCCGGACAGGGCTTCTCTGCTGGCGACCAGCTCCTTGCCGCCGCTCTAACCGGCACACCGCTCACAGATCCCGTTCGACCGGAGGCCGCACATGAATGA
- a CDS encoding helix-turn-helix domain-containing protein, whose translation MNDLVLTVDEAAARLRVSRWTLYTLIRSNQLRSFKVGRRRLIEVEALTECIKTLAEVA comes from the coding sequence ATGAATGACCTCGTGCTGACCGTCGACGAGGCCGCCGCGCGGCTCCGCGTCAGCCGGTGGACCCTCTACACCCTGATCCGCTCCAACCAACTCCGAAGCTTCAAGGTCGGCCGTCGCCGCCTCATCGAAGTCGAGGCCCTGACCGAGTGCATCAAGACCCTGGCGGAGGTGGCCTGA
- a CDS encoding tyrosine-type recombinase/integrase, giving the protein MAKTTLSTPEEEPKRRTGRRIRKRSNGEGSIWPRKDGRYGYAAFVQTTAGTVKRVQGSARTQEDARKKLTELLRQADEGIPVSSENWTLADFLTYWLKHIVSQERRPKTYQGYEGVVRLHLIPGLGKKRLGKLNAQDVRLFINRVRTECQCCRNGWDASRDKPVCCALKAGACCESRLSTRMVQSIHAVLRNALECAVREEIISRNVAKLVKVPVPKYKVNRGLTVPQARAVLKAAQDHRLYALYVLALCLGLRRGELLGLRWEDVDLEGGKLEVVQSLQRVAGRLQFVRPKTADSERSVPLPPICMEALKQHRKKLFTERSDRWEEWKEHGLVFPSRCGTPMEPDNLRRSWETIRKAAGLDEMRFHDLRHTCVTLLLNLGVPPQVVRDIVGHSDIEVTMTIYAHASLDDKRTALGKLGDALS; this is encoded by the coding sequence ATGGCGAAGACGACACTCAGCACGCCCGAGGAAGAGCCCAAGCGCCGTACCGGCCGCCGGATTCGCAAGCGCTCCAACGGCGAGGGAAGCATCTGGCCACGCAAAGATGGCCGCTACGGCTACGCCGCCTTCGTCCAGACGACGGCAGGCACCGTCAAGCGTGTCCAAGGCTCCGCTCGTACCCAGGAGGACGCAAGGAAGAAGCTGACCGAGCTTCTTCGCCAGGCCGACGAGGGCATCCCCGTCTCGTCCGAGAACTGGACGCTGGCCGACTTCCTGACGTACTGGCTCAAGCACATCGTCAGCCAGGAAAGGCGCCCGAAGACGTACCAAGGGTACGAGGGCGTGGTCCGCCTCCACCTCATTCCTGGCCTGGGCAAGAAGCGCCTCGGCAAGCTCAACGCCCAGGACGTCCGGCTCTTCATCAATCGCGTCCGCACCGAGTGCCAGTGCTGCCGGAACGGCTGGGATGCCTCCCGCGACAAGCCCGTATGCTGCGCTCTCAAGGCCGGCGCGTGCTGTGAATCCCGGCTCTCGACCCGCATGGTCCAGTCCATCCACGCCGTCCTGCGCAACGCCCTAGAGTGCGCCGTCCGAGAGGAGATCATCTCCCGCAATGTCGCCAAGCTCGTCAAGGTGCCAGTGCCCAAGTACAAGGTCAACCGCGGCCTGACCGTCCCCCAGGCTCGCGCAGTCCTCAAGGCTGCTCAGGATCACCGGCTCTATGCCCTGTACGTCCTGGCTCTCTGCCTCGGCCTACGCCGCGGGGAACTCCTCGGACTCCGGTGGGAAGACGTCGATCTCGAAGGCGGCAAACTCGAAGTGGTCCAGAGCCTCCAGCGCGTCGCCGGCCGCCTCCAGTTTGTCCGTCCGAAGACCGCCGACTCGGAACGATCGGTGCCGCTACCTCCTATCTGCATGGAGGCCCTGAAGCAGCACCGCAAGAAGCTGTTCACGGAGCGCTCGGACCGCTGGGAGGAGTGGAAAGAACATGGCCTCGTCTTCCCGTCGCGCTGCGGCACTCCGATGGAGCCGGACAACCTACGCCGAAGCTGGGAAACCATCCGCAAGGCTGCAGGGCTCGACGAGATGCGATTCCACGACTTGCGCCACACTTGTGTGACGCTCCTGCTGAACCTCGGTGTCCCACCCCAAGTCGTCCGCGACATCGTCGGCCACAGCGACATCGAGGTGACCATGACGATCTACGCTCACGCGTCACTCGATGACAAGCGGACGGCTCTGGGCAAGCTCGGTGATGCCCTCAGCTGA
- a CDS encoding ankyrin repeat domain-containing protein: MDHGMTPAHLAVEMEDAEKLQRLLDEGLSVHEEHGGLTLLHHAIDVEVDGHAQTGDRLHVDMTALLLANGADPRRRSHAGAGVSAGHFAFVNGHWLATRLIEAWLRDHPE, translated from the coding sequence TTGGACCACGGAATGACTCCCGCGCATCTCGCCGTCGAGATGGAGGACGCTGAGAAGCTTCAGAGGCTCCTCGATGAAGGTCTGAGTGTTCACGAGGAACACGGTGGACTCACGCTGCTTCACCACGCGATCGATGTGGAAGTGGACGGTCACGCGCAAACAGGTGATCGGCTCCATGTCGACATGACGGCGCTCCTGCTCGCCAACGGAGCAGATCCACGGCGGCGATCGCACGCCGGCGCAGGTGTCTCGGCGGGGCACTTCGCCTTCGTCAACGGTCACTGGTTGGCGACCCGGCTGATCGAAGCATGGCTGCGGGATCATCCCGAGTAG